The genomic stretch TATCTTTGGCGTTCTTGGTTGTATACTATGTGTTGTTGGATCAACAACGATTGTACTTCATGCTCCTCCAGAGCGGGAAATTGAGTCTGTTGCGGAAGTGTGGGATCTTGCTACAGAGCCAGGTATACAAGCAGATCGTGTTttcacttttcctttgtctGTTCGTACAAAAATCTAGTTGTGAGTTTCTTTGTATATCAATCAATTGCTGTATTTCATGCTTGAAAATTAATCTATTGCAGCCTTTCTACTGTATGCGACTTTGGTAATTGCAGCAGTCTTCACACTCGTTGTCCATTTTGTACCACAGTATGGACAAACACACGTGATGGTCTATATTGGTGTGTGTTCACTTGTGGGGTCGCTCTCAGTATGTAACCAGCTGTTTTCTTCTGTGTTCCAAgttcaaattttatattttttttactttgctaTTATTTGTTCAACAGTATTATGCTAATTGCAGGTCATGAGCGTTAAAGCGCTTGGAATAGCTTTGAAGTTAACATTCTCAGGAACGAATCAGCTAATATATCCTCAAACATGGGCCTTTATCATGGTTGTGGGTACCTGTGTGATCACTCAAATGAACTATCTGAACAAGGTAACGCGGATCTAGAGCTCATGCAATTGTTCAAATTTGGAAACATGAATCTTGCCTTGTTGACATGCTAACTTTTTGCTTGCAGCTCTTAATATAATTTCTGTTTGAGGTGGTGGAGAAATACAGAATATTAGGAGTTCATGATTATACGTAAATTGTCCTTTTCTGTTCATACTTAATGCTCCAAGTCTCGCTAGATGTTGTTTCGAGCTCTATCTTGTTATTTGCTTACATTTGATCCTTGCTATGATAAATAGTTCATACAcaaattcttttttctcttattgtCTACCGCCCAATCGGATAGCTTAATGTAACTGTTCATGGACTTGGTTTGACTTTTTCATTGTGAAAGACTAACCTTACTTAGTTCTTTTATCATTGCAGGCTCTTGATACATTCAATACTGCTGTTGTATCACCAATATACTATGTGATGTTTACGTCACTAACTATTTTGGCTAGCGTAATTATGTTTAAGGTAAAACATTTGGGTTATCTTCTCTGCGTATCTGTTGTGTGCATCATGGCATTTGATGCTTGCATAACTGTGTTGATGGatcctttttgtcatcaactTGGCTTCAGTGGTGGCCATATATAAAAAGGATCATGTGAGATATCTTTGGAATCGTGTTGGACAgattccaaaataaaacagtcTATATTAACCATTTTATTATCTATGTGTCATAGAAGATGTTTTCGTGGTGGATTTTGATTCTTGTAAGACCATCAGAGAGTATATATTAATCTTGGAAGGGATAAGAAGAAATTTCTAAGTTCTGTTGTCATTCTGTGAAGAGACGACTTTGACTGAGGAAAGAATCTCCTTGCTAGTTGAATGTCATCTGAAGCATTGACATTAAGTAGTATGACTTGCTAGACTTTGGATAGTTTGTTTTCCAGGTAGTTCATCATAGGGTTAATTACCTTGATATCAGACTTTTGCTTTACTTAAATGTCAGTCACTGTACTaattaattatatataaaaaaatctacAACAGGACTGGGACCGGCAAAATCCAACTCAAATAGTGACGGAGATGTGTGGTTTTGTGACAATCCTTGGTGGTACTTTTCTTCTCCACAGAACAAAAGACATGGTGGATGGTGTGTCCTCATCGATTTTTAGAAGCTTTGGATTGTTTCTCAAACAGAAAGCAACAGAAGCTAATGTTGTGCTGCTTATTTTGCAGGCTCACCATCTTTAAACTCACGGCATTCTAAGATCACGGAAGATGATAATTTTGACCTAGAAGGCATTCCACTACGCTCAGCTGAGTCCTTGAGATCCTCATAGCTGTTTACCCTGGAGTTGAACACATTTTGGGTAAGAATATAAGGCTGTCCTGTGTTTCGTCCAATTTTTGGATGACCCTCCATTTGATTCCAATGATggccaagaaagaagaaattcttTGTCAAGGGTCCAGTCAATACGTTGAAGTTTCACATGGCAGCGGTCATGAGCCTAAAAAAGCTTCCACATGATGCTTTTACTGGAAACATTATTCGCATTGTAATAGCAAGCGCAGAGTTCTTGTATACTTGTATTTCCAGCTCAAATTTGCAGAGAAAGTGGAATCGTCTTGATTGAGTTTTATcaactagaatttttttttttttgtttggtcgactGTCAGATGACAGGAGTATTGTCTATATTGATGAGCCTTCTCGAGGAAATAGATGTTGAACAGCCACTGCTGGTGCTAGGGGTAAGCATTTAACTGATGAAGCCCATAGCGCTTGTGATGCTGCAGATGCTACATTGCGTTTTAGTTCTTGTTTCTGGACTTCTGAAGTCAGGCCTTAAGCATACATTTGTTCTTTCTTTAGTTTTCTTAGCTCATTTCAAGTTTAATTCTATCAGAAGAGCTGGGTTTCGACTTATGTTGTTCAATTCCACAGTATCTTATGTGTCAAAGGACCACATCCTGTTATATGAACTGCTGCCTACCACGCTTCCTCTGCTGCATGTAGGAAAGGGCTCCCAACCATAGCCTAAACGCTACGCTGAGTACACGGTTAATTTAAGAATAATATGACTCGTGAGAATGGATAGACGTTCAAAAACGTTCAAAACGCTTCTTCTGGATCGATGTTGATTCATAGTTGgcttttggtttttcttccCTCCTGTACATGTCCTTTTGTTACATATGCGTGTGGCGCTTCAATTTGGTGAAACAGCCTCGAATGGATCGGGGTTGAAAGATTGGCTGTATATCGGTTAGGATCGATCCGGTTTATGTTTACACAGCGATGATCGGTCATGACCAGATGGATCGGCTTTAGGCAGGCGTTTCACCCTGAGTCCAAGCAATCTCCCGAACCTCCGGTCATCCGACAATGTACAATGACGCAAAACACGTCTCCATATGACCCTCATCTGACGACACGATCTTCAGTAACGCTCCAAAAGTCCACTTTGCAAGTCATGGGAGTAAGTAACACTTCGAGGCCGTCGCTTTCTCGGTGGAGACGTGATCGACCCCACAAGGCACACCCAAATACTTTTCTTTCACGTTCACGAAATGAAAGCAGTAAAAAATCAATATCAGAGTATAATCATCCCTACCAATCCGGCGGTGGATAagatgtcatttatttttacatcttttttctctttcttttttcaccgTTCAAACGAATTTTGGTGCTGTCATCCGTCCATGCTTGTCGTTGGTTAGAAGGTAGCCATCCGTTTGTCTTCCCAATGGCAATTTCAGAATTGTCTAATTAATAGCTCTCGCTTGTAAATTGCTCAATTAAGAGCCTAGAGGATTCCCCCTACTACTAAACTAACAAATTAAAACTTTGTAGCAGTTGAGCTACGTCTACAATTTCATGATCTCATGGCCAATTAGTCCACCAAACCCATATACCCTCCTCCCATCATTCTCCTTCTAGTCCTCTCTTTGTTGTCCACATCCCATACCAAGAATCATCCCAATTCATGGCAGAGGAAGGGTTCAGCTTCCCTGGAATCCCAGACCCATCGACCTGCTCGATCTGCTCGCCCCCGCTTTGGCCCGTGTCGCCCCCTCCGGCGCCTCCCCTCCGAGACCGATCGTCCTCGGAGGGCTCGGACGAGGGAGTCCTCGGCGAAGCTGGCGGCCTgtgtgaagaggaggaggagaggatggACATGTTGTGGGAGGACTTCAACGAGGATTTGCCGAGGAGCTGCAGGCATCCCGTGTCGTCATGGTCGTCGGCCTCGACGTCGTCGTCAAGGGACATTGAGGAATTCGGGGGTGCCAAGGCGCGGGCAGTGTCGAGGGCTAATGTTGCATTGGTGTCCGCTAAGAGGACACCGCCCCCGGGTGTGGTGGTGCTGATCAAGGTGTTGAAGAAGCTCTTCTTGCTGCATCACAGTCACAACACGCCTGGTTCCATGAAGAAGCCATGCCCATGGTGATCCCGTTGAAGATTCCTCTGGGTTGAATAATtcaattccctttttttctctctttgccTTGTAATTTTGTCTCTAATTTGTCATACAGGGAGCTAATTTGTTAATTTACTTCGGGTATATTTTAAGGGATGCCCAAAGAGGAGCACCAGACAAAGCAATCAACATGCGTTGTTTGCACATCTAGATTCTTTTAGATCTGTTTGTTGCTGATAAAGCTTATGTTTGGCATCTTTCTCTACTCCCTGACAATATAAACAAGGACTCTTTACGGCCAAGTCCAGAGCATTTTTCCCCCCCTTCGGACATTATACTCATAAGATCAATCCCAGAATTCATGAGTAATGTTGCATTATCTAGACTTAGGTTAAAACTTTTAACTTCCCCAAAATGGTAGGAATTCTTAGAATTTactttttggagatttttgaaGCTTCTTTTGCACATAAGTTGTTCACACGTCTGGACCGTGGACAACATTTATAGAAAGAGAGATTCCACAGTGCTCAACCTCAACAGATTATTTGTAGCCCTTAGCTAAGCTAATGGACAATTGCCAACAGATCAGCCAGAAGAATCAGAATCATCCTGCCCTATACGCTGGCTTTGGAGCAGCactacaaaaaaagaaaaaaagaaaaaaaaaaagcgaatcCATTatttttgtaaggaaaaaagaCGTTTCATCTCGATTAATCTCTATGGATATACACAAATCATGTCATCCACGTGCATCGGATAAGACTCTAAGGTGATGGATATCACCTCCGTGAAGAGTACCGAAACATAATTTTTGCAGGAAAACAGAGCAAAGAAACATGGTTTGCTAGGGAACAAAGATTAAGTGGTGTCCTACTAAGGCTTCTAGTTCCCTTTTGGCAATGTCTAAAGTTCCTTCCTTTTTGAGTTTGCCCTCATTCGCTAGTTCAATTCGCATTCCCTTTCTGTAACTCGGTTCAGAGTTATGTCAGCTTTAAGACCACTTGCTAAGCATAGTGATCGGAGAAGAGATCTATGAGCAAAAGTACGGTTGTGTGGTCGACAAGAAgaccatttgaagaagttagTGGTGATGGACTCAAAGGAGATAATCGAGAAGAAGGTAGTGAGTGATATTTCAACTCCATTTAGCTGGAATCACCATTCACTTCAACTTTTGCGTCTTCCCACGTGCCTTTCTCATCGAACTTGACATATTTGCTTTTATACATTCTAAAAGTGTTAGGATCAAATAATTTACAGGCATTGGATGAAGAGTCAAACCCGATAAAAACGACCTTTTTACTCTTGTTTTCCAACTTCGATCTTTTCTGGTTCGGGACATGAACATAGGCAATGCTTACGAAAATTCTCAAATGCGAAACATGAGGTGTTCTCCCGCTCCATGCTTCTTGTGGAGTTATGTCTTCAAGTCCATATATGGGACATCTATTTTGTAGATGAATCTGCACACATGACAGGTTCAGCCCAAAGCTTCTTAGGCAAATTTTTGCTTATCAATATGCTTCGAATCATGTCAAGAAtggttatatttttttcatttagccacgccattttgttgaggagaaaATATGGAGCCATCAAGAAGCGTCGAATAATTTGATTCTCACAGAATTTGTTGAGTGTGGCTGAAGTGAATTTTTCTCCATGATCAGTTCTTgtagctttaaaaaaaatagccacTTCCCTTTTTAGATAAGTTCTTAAATTGGTTGAAAGTATCAAACACTTCtgacttttctttcaaaaaatatacTCAAGACTATGGATGATTTATGACTAAGGAGTGGACCACACACATAAAACTGAATCAACTCAAGTAGCTTGTTTACTTGATAAGTTGCTTCCTTTGGAAAGCTAGTTCTAGAATGCTTGCTAAGGACAcacccttcacataattgatcaGGATGATCAATATGTGGTGAGCcataaaccattttttttgtagGAAAGCAAATTGAGTGCACAAAAATTGAGATGGCCGAATCTCAAGTGCCACAACCATGATGGATCATCCACGCATGCCTTCAAGCATaaagtcattttaattttttatattgagAGTAAACATCATATTCTTCGACATCTTTAGATTTGTAATCAGTTTATTATTTTGGTCTCTTAGCACAAGGCTAAGATCTTTCAAGTGGATAGTAAAGCCTTTCCCCAAAAGCTGTCCCGAACTCAAGATATTGCTTGACATTTTTGTCACATAATAAACATTAGTAATAAATTGATGTACACCATTCTTTAGACAAATCACAATGTTTGCCTCCAACAAGAATTTTGGAATTACTAATAACTGAGACTTTCCCCTTGATTATCTAATCTAATTTAGCAGACATCTCTTTTCATTAGCACATGTGATGGCTTGCACCAGTGTCCAAGTACCGCATATCACTTTGtccaccttcatcttctttgaaTGCTAATAAAAGAACTTCCTCTGCATCATTCaccaaatttaaatttttgtctGCTTCGCTACTTTCTTTGGTAAGACAAGGGTATTGTAGTGGAAGTTGATTGTTTGTTGAGGCCATAACTACAACTATGTTGAATAGAATAGCACACACAGTAAAATAGAATAGGAccagacaaaaaataataataataataactacaGCTCTGTTATCAATTTGACCAGATAATTTGAAGGTGAAATACTCACAATTCCCACAACTCAAGGAAGAGAATGAGACGAATAGATCTTTTTATTTCACCTTAAATAAATGATCACAAGACTTGTCTTTTTATAGATTTGTTATATGACTTTTGCTTTTGCTATTAAATGACTCGTAAATATATCTAAGATTAAACTTGATATTGAAATAGGAACCTTGACTCTTGAAACCTATAACACATTCAAGATTCATCAAACTTATTCACCATTTTGGGCAGCTTAATCGACATCAAACTTCTAAATCGACAACTAGGTGGTTGATCGACATCTACAACTTGTCCTCTAAGGCAACTGGTCCCTCTTGTAACTCAGACTAGAGACACGAGCTGTGACCGGCCCGATACTATTAAAGGTGGCCACAGTCGAACTGACTATGAGCTACTGAATCCCTGAAGAAGACGGCCAAAATGACAATACAAAAGAGCTTTACAACCATGGACGAAGTTTCGAACATCTTGTTCTGAAGATAAGATTGCGTGGACAGTTTGATTAGCCTCATTCTCCTTTCCTTCCCGTATTGATTGAGCGCCTCCTCATATTTGTCCATAGCACACTTATCAGATATCGTGTTTCTGTCGGATTCCAAAATTTTCTGTGCCAAACATCTCGCAAGGACTACTGCATCTTCTAGACTCGCCGAGCCACCTTGGCCTATGAACGGACTCATAGCGTGTAATGCGTCGCCTGCTACTGTTACGGTTCCTTTACTGAAGCTTCCTAGCATTAAATCCCACGGGGCGCGGTATCTGAATCTCAAGCAAGATAACGAACTTCGGTCGCTGTTCTTTATCATCTCTTTCATATCTTCTGGGAAATCCTTGATTGTTTCGAGGCTTGACATTTTAATCAACTGTTGGTTCTCTGATATCTTTGAATCTGCAGGATGCATATGACAGTTAACTCCAGTAAGCACACTGTCCTAAAAAGATTGACGTATTCTTTTCACCATTCTAGATGAGTTCCTAGTCTGTTAATTACTGCTTATTTTCCTcagttattttcttttcctttccttgttTGTCGAATTCAGATTTTGCTAGCGAAAATAAGCAAGATCTGACATAGAAAGACTGTACCTATAGATGTCCAAAGGCGAGTT from Rhodamnia argentea isolate NSW1041297 chromosome 2, ASM2092103v1, whole genome shotgun sequence encodes the following:
- the LOC115755516 gene encoding uncharacterized protein LOC115755516, coding for MAEEGFSFPGIPDPSTCSICSPPLWPVSPPPAPPLRDRSSSEGSDEGVLGEAGGLCEEEEERMDMLWEDFNEDLPRSCRHPVSSWSSASTSSSRDIEEFGGAKARAVSRANVALVSAKRTPPPGVVVLIKVLKKLFLLHHSHNTPGSMKKPCPW
- the LOC115755514 gene encoding probable magnesium transporter NIPA4 — translated: MDSYKGMSSDNIKGLVLALSSSLFIGASFIVKKKGLKKAGASGVRAGVGGYSYLYEPLWWVGMITMVVGEIANFAAYAFAPAILVTPLGALSIIISAALAHIILREKLHIFGVLGCILCVVGSTTIVLHAPPEREIESVAEVWDLATEPAFLLYATLVIAAVFTLVVHFVPQYGQTHVMVYIGVCSLVGSLSVMSVKALGIALKLTFSGTNQLIYPQTWAFIMVVGTCVITQMNYLNKALDTFNTAVVSPIYYVMFTSLTILASVIMFKDWDRQNPTQIVTEMCGFVTILGGTFLLHRTKDMVDGSPSLNSRHSKITEDDNFDLEGIPLRSAESLRSS